Proteins from a genomic interval of Trichoderma breve strain T069 chromosome 2, whole genome shotgun sequence:
- a CDS encoding multicopper oxidase domain-containing protein yields the protein MTNKLLIFTLFIQLFSAPLANAGSKHGSSSDDHGSSDKSSMSPPYNYVFQFPVPIPPVIKPIRSFNDTNTNVTIDFYQLNITSFQAQIYPNLAKTSLVGYNGISPGPIFRVQRGVQSVVRVVNHNDQPSVLHLHGSNSRAVWDGWAEDLIQPGEYKDYYFPNSNTARTLWYHDHANMITSVNLFSGLAGFYIIEDAEVEARLGLPQGKYDIPLALNSKQYTSTGNLTSVAQETSSVYGDIIEVNGQPWPYLSVEPRKYRFRFLNSALSRTFILSIVDSSSGSNVTLPLQVVASDSGFLSTTITTTELTTAMAERWEVVVDFSGFENRNLTLMNQRNVFDSQDFSETNLVMQFNVGSTVSSNTNNNPPPSSLISIASPPTGTLVHRTFKFDKSDDEWVINGVPFTDVKNRVLAAPQSGASEVWVLENHNPYWSHPIHVHLVDFQLISRSGGRNTIEPYEKAALKDIAVLGPEETVTIAVSFAPFSGVYMFHCHNAIHEDHAMMDAFNLTAVQGLGYNASDLIFADPLDAQWRAKSYTGAVAQSSVDDVLASFAATGAYNEDVSTEAVNQTNQTSEGGSAHPQSAALYVVGLLLGVFVFI from the exons ATGACTAACAAGCTCTTAATTTTCACTCTTTTCATCCAACTTTTTTCCGCTCCCCTTGCAAATGCGGGATCAAAACACGGATCATCGTCAGATGATCATGGCTCGTCGGACAAGTCATCTATGTCACCACCATACAACTACGTTTTCCAATTTCCTGTCCCTATACCGCCAGTTATTAAGCCAATTCG CTCGTTTAACGATACCAATACAAACGTAACCATTGACTTTTACCAACTCAACATCACATCGTTCCAGGCCCAGATATATCCAAACCTCGCCAAGACTAGTCTTGTAGGATACAACGGAATATCTCCAGGGCCAATCTTTAGAGTACAACGCGGCGTACAAAGCGTGGTACGCGTTGTAAATCACAATG ATCAACCATCTGTGCTACATCTTCATGGCTCAAACTCCCGCGCAGTCTGGGATGGCTGGGCCGAGGATCTGATCCAACCAGGCGAGTACAAGGACTACTACTTTCCAAACTCGAATACCGCCAGAACTCTTTGGTACCACG accACGCAAACATGATCACCTCAGTCAACTTGTTTAGTGGTCTAGCGGGCTTCTACATCATCGAAGATGCCGAGGTGGAGGCCCGACTTGGACTTCCTCAAGGCAAATATGACATTCCGCTCGCTCTCAACTCGAAGCAGTACACTTCCACCGGCAATCTTACTTCGGTAGCTCAAGAGACTAGCAGCGTCTACGGTGATATTATCGAAGTAAACGGACAGCCCTGGCCTTACCTATCCGTCGAGCCCCGAAAATACAGATTCCGATTTTTAAACTCAGCTCTTAGTCGAACCTTTATCCTCAGTATAGTGGATAGTAGTAGCGGAAGCAATGTCACATTGCCCCTCCAAGTCGTTGCATCGGACTCTGGTTTTTTGAGTACCACCATAACGACCACTGAGTTGACGACCGCCATGGCAGAGAGATGGGAAGTAGTTGTTGACTTTTCTGGCTTCGAGAACCGCAATCTTACTCTTATGAACCAACGAAATGTTTTTGACTCTCAAGACTTTTCAGAGACCAATCTCGTGATGCAATTCAACGTGGGATCAACGGTTTCttccaacaccaacaacaacccGCCTCCGTCATCTTTAATCTCAATAGCCTCTCCACCAACTGGCACTCTTGTTCACCGAACATTCAAGTTTGACAAATC AGATGACGAGTGGGTGATTAACGGTGTGCCATTTACCGATGTCAAGAACAGAGTTCTTGCAGCGCCTCAATCAGGAGCCTCAGAAGTTTGGGTCCTGGAGAATCACAACCCTTATTGGAGCCATCCG ATTCACGTCCACCTGGTAGATTTCCAGCTCATATCTCGCTCAGGCGGCCGCAACACCATCGAGCCCTACGAAAAAGCAGCTCTCAAAGACATCGCTGTGCTCGGTCCAGAAGAAACGGTCACAATAGCAGTCTCCTTCGCCCCGTTCTCTGGCGTGTACATGTTCCACTGCCACAACGCCATCCACGAAGATCACGCCATGATGGACGCGTTTAACCTCACGGCCGTTCAGGGACTGGGCTACAATGCGTCGGACCTGATATTTGCTGATCCATTGGACGCCCAGTGGCGTGCAAAAAGCTATACTGGCGCAGTTGCTCAGTCGAGCGTAGACGATGTATTGGCATCTTTTGCGGCAACCGGGGCATATAATGAAGACGTGTCAACGGAAGCAGTTAACCAAACTAACCAAACTTCCGAGGGTGGCTCTGCTCATCCTCAGTCCGCCGCTTTGTATGTAGTCGGTCTTTTGCTCggtgtttttgttttcattTGA
- a CDS encoding fungal zn(2)-Cys(6) binuclear cluster domain-containing protein, giving the protein MYQGERHLFTWCSFAYEWSEADPLLPSASPPELHVSLGNNNDKQTGLVKNRQRAQLSCIRCHRLKVKCDKELPCSRCRMSGWGKSCAYHHRAEKTSPSNASPQQVAKDPDSVIEAWHSQSRSATHWTEVLSTLKLQAGRSGLQVCDLIPDFIRQQKMGAQDDYLVPENFPFNSPAAAKFTPMDAVQDLLQRHRENYQSYIDGYLVLYQTSHPIIDTSAFLPLVETFWNDPKAADMAWLASFLMVLALGCFAVTRDQHATIELCMAAEACLGKTPFMVQPDMLAIRTLCLMILAKQTVSTTCRTFDSCWTLLGIVTRAAVGMDLHKQRVPLDQSREGIRAWQSSQTLWSIIVYFCVQVATITGKPLLVSADMFTKHSSPSTFQTNDPWPGNPGAPPGSRRTKSAG; this is encoded by the exons ATGTACCAGGGCGAACGTCACCTGTTCACTTGGTGTTCGTTCGCCTACGAATGG TCTGAAGCAGATCCCTTGCTCCCTTCAGCCTCACCTCCTGAACTTCATGTGAGCCTGGGAAACAACAACGACAAGCAAACTGGCCTTGTAAAAAACAGACAGAGGGCCCAGCTCTCTTGCATACGATGCCATCGACTCAAGGTCAAGTGTGACAAGGAACTGCCCTGCTCACGATGCCGCATGTCTGGCTGGGGCAAGTCTTGCGCGTATCACCACAGGGCAGAAAAGACCAGCCCGTCAAACGCCAGTCCACAACAAGTTGCCAAAGACCCGGATAGCGTTATCGAGGCATGGCATTCACAAAGTCGAAGCGCCACCCACTGGACTGAAGTTTTATCCACG CTAAAACTACAAGCTGGGCGTAGTGGCCTCCAAGTCTGCGACCTGATCCCTGACTTTATTCGCCAGCAAAAGATGGGGGCTCAGGACGATTATCTAGTACCCGAGAACTTTCCATTTAACAGTCCGGCAGCTGCCAAATTTACACCCATGGATGCTGTCCAAGACCTCCTTCAACGCCATAGAGAGAACTATCAATCTTACATAGATGGCTACCTGGTCCTCTACCAGACAAGTCATCCCATTATCGACACCTCTGCATTTCTCCCGCTAGTCGAAACATTTTGGAATGACCCCAAAGCGGCAGACATGGCCTGGTTagccagcttcttgatggtATTAGCGCTGGGATGTTTTGCCGTGACGAGGGATCAGCATGCAACAATCGAACTCTGCATGGCGGCAGAGGCTTGTCTAGGCAAGACCCCTTTCATGGTTCAACCAGACATGTTAGCCATAAGGACTCTCTGCCTCATGATTCTTGCCAAGCAAACGGTTAGTACCACATGTCGCACATTCGATTCCTGCTGGACGTTGTTGGGCATTGTCACGCGTGCCGCCGTTGGAATGGACTTACACAAACAGCGTGTGCCACTGGATCAGTCGCGCGAGGGTATTCGTGCCTGGCAGTCTAGCCAGACGCTGTGGTCCATCATCGTATACTTTTGCGTACAAGTCGCCACGATTACGGGAAAGCCATTGCTTGTATCAGCCGATATGTTCACCAAAcattcatcaccatccacGTTCCAGACAAATGACCCATGG CCTGGCAATCCTGGTGCACCACCGGGATCTAGAAGAACAAAATCGGCCGGATAA